In the Desulfosporosinus acidiphilus SJ4 genome, TCTAAACAACAATAGATATAGATACCGATTTTTAGAAAATGGAATTTTCCCCAACTCTTAAGTTCGAAGCACTTAAGCTCCTCTATTTCCCTCCCCTGTATTTAAAAATTTCCTGCAGGTTGTCGTCTTAGCGACATTTTAACAGGTATAAGATTTCACAGAAAATAGCATAGACTATCATTTTAGAATAACCTATGCTGCTATTAAATTTTCGAATAGAGAAAACCAGCTTACGCCCTGAAAACTCTGTCTGCACACTCATTGATCTTGTTACAGCCCTAAGCAAGCGGAATCCACTACTTGCACCAATGCTTGGGAAGTAGATAATGTACGTTTATTTTTCCCATAGTACGACAAAAAGGCGCGAGGTAAACACTGCATTCCCTCGCGCCCTGATTTAAATATAACACGTGAATTTATATCCAATTGATTAGTAATCAATAACTCTTTCATCATTTGCATAGCTTTCTAATTTGCTCTCATCAAGAATTATAATGCCCTCTTTTTCTTTTTTTATAATACCTTCACTCTTCAAAGCTCTTAATATTTTAGCCACTGTTACCTTATGGATACCTAAGAAACGGCTAATTGTCGCATTACTAAAGCGCTTATCAACCAGCAGCAAGCCTTGATCAACGTGAGCATTCGTCAGTAAAAATTTACACAGACGGTTGCCTACCTTACCTTCGTTCCTGGCTTGCAAAGAGTCAACCAGCTCCCGAATAAGTCCTATCGCCATTTCCAATAGTTGGCTTAAGGCAACCGGGTCATTTTGCACATATTGCCAAAACATTTCCTTAGGTATTTTATAGCAAATGCACTTACTCTTGGCAACAAAGTCATAATCGCTTAATCCATTGTCAAATATCGTTAAGGCCCCTATTACCGATTGAAACGAATTATCGGATTCCTTAACACCATAAATTACTTCGTCACCCTTTTCTGATATTAACGTTCGATGACAGGTGCCGCTTATTAAGTAATATACATAATCCATCTTTTCACCTTGTCGGATAATATATGAGCCTTTTTTAAATTCACACTTTACGAGACCATCCATTTCCAAAAGCTCCATCCTAACTCTCCTCTCACAAAGTTCAGCCTGATTTCTTATCAATCGTTAAAAATCACTGACGACAACATCAGAAATTATATAATTTTCCTAATAATCATCTACGATATATACTCTTGTACTAATTATACTGTTGAACGAGCATTTTTTCAGCAATTATTAATACTTTCCATAAAATTTAAACCCTAAAACTTCAATTCTGGAAAATTGTTATTGACAGGTGCAATAAGAAACGTTAATTTTAAGTGAACTCGTTCAGCTAAAGCTGAACATCGGGGCTTCAGATACAATAATGTCCAGTGGACATTATTGCCGAGCCGCCTTTCCCAATAGGAATACTTAGCGGCGAAGGAGGACTCTACCCCACCTGAACGAAGGCCCCCCCCTCTTAAGAAGTGAGGGGCTTAAAAAATAACTTGGCATTTATTATTGCCTAAAATTGAATTTTAATCGATGCAAAATCAAGCTGACAACGGAGTGAAGACCAATGAATCATTTAATTGTCTTAGGAACAGGACATGCTGGAGTAACAAAATGCTATAACACATGTTTTGCCCTCGCAAATGAGAACAATGAATATCTATTAGTCGATGCCGGAGGTGGTAATGGCATCTTAGCAGCTCTAGAAAAAGCCGGTATTGGTCTAACTAAGATTCATCACGTTTTTGTAAGCCATAAGCATTCCGACCATCTGCTCGGGATAGTTTGGATTATTCGAATGATCGCGTCGTCCATGCTATCCGGTCAGTATCAGGATAACCTAAAAATTTATTGCCATGAGGAGCTAATTGACAACATCATTACTCTTGTAGAAGCAACTCTTGATGAAAAATTAACGGACTTAATTGGGAGTCGAATTATTCTTGTCCCTGTTACCGATGGGCAATCGGAAAACCTCCTAGGTCAAAACTTTACCTTCTTTGATATTCACTCCACCAAGGTAAAACAGTTTGGTTTTACCGTTAAACTGAGTAACGGAAAAATTCTGACCTTTTTAGGCGACGAACCTTTTAACCAATTATGTAAGAGATATGTATTAAATAGCGATTGGCTTTTATGTGAGGCTTTTTGTCTCTATAATGACCGGAAAAAATTCAAGCCCTATGAAAAACATCACAGCACAGTTAAAGATGCTTGTGAACTTGCTGCTCTCCTTAATGTTAAAAACCTGGTGCTGTGGCACACAGAGGACACGAATATAACTCATCGAAAAGAGCTATATACCGCTGAGGGAAAAAAATACTACTGCGGAAATCTCTACGTTCCCGACGATCTGAATGTTATCACACTATAAGGACAAACCGACTCATTTAATTTCGCATAAACTCCAAAACTAGTCTCATACTCTCCGGACCCAAAAAATCAAGCCGTTCCCTTCAACGGCTCCAAGTAAATGTTATCAAATATCTATTCGACCTGACCCCAGATTCGAAAGAAACATTCTTTTAGAGGTGCATCAATTAGGATAAGGCGTTATTGTTAGGTCATGGAATCTTAATTTGCCTGTTTTTCAGAACCGGCTAAAGGCCGAACCTTTCGAATATCAAAAAAATGAATTGCATTGAGGAGAAGGTATGAATAGAAAGACCAGTCTCCTGCAATATATTCATCAGAGACTTCCAATGCAGGGTGGCTTATGCGTTTGATATGCTCAATGATTTCCTCATCAAGTCCATGTTTGCTATTTAAATTCAGCCATTTTATATATAATGCTCCGTGGTCTTTGTCAAAAATGTGTTTCCGGATCTGATATTCACCAGGTTCTAATCCACTTATTGTTACGTGAAGATCAATATTTAATTTCCGAAGAAATGTCTCCTCCTGAGAAAGATACGGATTGACATTATTACAGTTCATCAGGACTAACTGATAGCCAAGTTCAGTTTTTGTCATGATATATTCTGACCCCTGAGCAATGATTTTTCCCCGTAATTTCTTGAAGAATACCATTGCATAATAGGCCGGACGTTTTCCACTAAAATAATAAAATAATTCAAGTCCTTCTATTTGAATCAGACGACTGTTATTCTCTTTCTCGTGTAATTCTGTATTAATCCAAAAACCCAAAGAGTTGACGTTTTGAGCGACGTCTAACGCATTCTTCAGCACAAGGGCACCTCGAAAGAAGATTCCATTGGTATAGCGGGTATCTCCGGAAAGCGTGTTCCAAGCCACAAGGTGAAGCGGTTTTTCTATATGACTTTGTTTGAGAAACATCTTGAGATGATTCGTTCTTTCTCGAATGTAGTCCTTGGTTAAAAGAAAATGCTCATTGTCCATCTCGCTAAAATCGATCACTTCATTTTGGTTGGCATCAAAGCCAAAAAAATCAACATTAGCGTTATCCTTAAGCAGCCAGCTATGACTATAGCTTATTTCATCTCGACTAAAGGGCAAAAAAGCTCCCACTTGAATACCCTGTACCTTTTCCTTGAGCAAATGGTGGAGTTTTAGATAAACCCGACTTGATTCTTTCGCTGGAATAGTCGCTCCGGAAGGTTCGGAAAACATAAAAAGCCATGAGGACAAATAATCCTCTCCGTAACATTGCAGACAATGGTTTAATAATTTCTTTAATTGATGGAAATAACTCTCTTCATTTAGGACGATTTCCCGATAATCAATATGAACAAAGAGCGACAAGCCTTTCTTCTTCAAAAAATTCAATGCTGCGTCTAAGGTGAAAAAAGGAGAGGACGTAGCAATTGTCTCATCTGTTTCAGCCACAGGAGAAATCAACGTTTCGTTTAACAAATGCATGACGCCAATATAGGTTAAGCCTAATTCTTCTTGGACAATTAGAATCTGGGACCTAACATCTTCTCTTAATATAGTTTTCAAATCGCCAATAATCAGGTTGTGCGCAGGATAATGAAGCCTATAGAAGTCGGGACTATGTAAATCGAGACGTAATTCATCAAAATAATCATCCGTATTACTGTAGGTACTATCTTCGTCTCTTAATAATAGAGCTAAAGGTCGTAAGATATCTGGCGAATTAATAGGAGCCGTCTTATCTTCTAAATTAAAGGTATGGACGACATCTGGCGTTTGCTCTTTATGTTTTTCACGATAGGTCCGCGGAGTTTCGCCATAAAGTTTCTTGAAGAGATCAGTGAAAGATTTTGTATTAGGAAACCCATTATCCATTGAAATTTGTGAGATGGAATGTGAGGTATATAAAAGATCCTTGAGGCTATGGGTGAGCCGTATATTCATTAAATATTGACTAAATCCAATCCCTAGTTTCTGCTTAAAGTAACGTGATAAGTAACTCGTCGATAAATAAAATAGACGAGCCACGCTTTCTTGTGAAATCGGCTGGTCATAATTTTTTTCTAAGTAAGCAGTTATCTGATCCAGCCGCTGGTCATCTGTATCAATCTTCCGGAAAACTTGTCCCTCATGTTTAAAGCGACGAATTAGAATAAGCAACATCTGGCAGATTAATCCTTGAATTTCAATCCGGTAACTTTCATCCTTCCGCAGATAAGTGATAACCACTTCGGCCAGTAATTTGCGGATCTTACCGATCATCGCCTCACGCCCTTGGCCTTCTTCACGGGAATAACACTCAAACCCAGTCTTTCGGTAGTCTGGATAATATTGCTCGATAAAAGTATCTGAAATATCGAGTAAAAGCACACAATTATTCGCGCTTCCCCGAATTTGGTAAAGCTGATTGGGGTTGATTATAATAAAGTCCTTTTCTTCCAAGGAATAAAACCGGCTATTCGTTTCAAGCGTTAAATCACCGCTTATTACCAAAATAAATTTCAGGCCCGAATTTACTTTGTTAGATATGAACTGTATTCTTTGAAAGATAATCTGAAAATCCGCTATTAAATGATCCAGGGTTAACACCTCATTTTCTGAAAAGGAGCATATCCTATTTTAGCACACTGGATTTATGAATTATAACGCGCGGCAATTTCCACTTAAAGAAAATCGACAGAACTCTCAAGAGAAAGACTACAAGGATCAATCCATAGACTTGCCAATCAACATTTAAATTAATCCATTTTAAGCCAATCATTGCGCCAGAAAATAATGCCCAGATGGCATAAACATCATCTCGTAAGACGATAGGTTTTCTTTGAGCCAAGACATCTCGCAGCATCCCGCCTCCGATACCGGTTAAGGCAGCTGCGACCATAATGGCGGCAACCGAATAACCTGCTTTTTGAGCATATATTGCTCCTTGGGCCGAAAAAACTGACAATCCAAGGGCATCACATAAGAGAATGGGTTTTTGTCCAAATCTGATCCAGATAGTTGGTAAAATAATAACAAGAATTATGGCTATTAGTGCATACATAAACTCCAAATTTTGATTCCAGAACAAAGCAACGGGAAGCCCAATGGTTAAATTTCGAATCATCCCGCCCCCAAAAGCAGTAATAAAGCCAAGCACTAAGATCCCGAAGATGTCGTATTCTTCTTCTATAGCGACTAAGGCTCCGCTCAAGGCAAAGGCAATCGTACCGATAATACTTAAATCCTCCAGCAACATCAACATTCACCTCAATAATGATTTAAACCAACATAACAAGTGCTATTATATCCCTCAAAAATTCATTAAGGAAGAAAGATATAAAACAGCACTTGTTATGCGCGAACGTAAATTCAATTAACTCAATTTTTAGTCATTGATTTGGAAATAACTACAAACTACTTGGGCCACTGATTTTGCAGCCACTAAAAGAGCGTCTTCATCGATTTCAAATTTGGGGTTATGATTAAAATACGCTTTTTCTACACCTTTTGGCTTACAACCAATATAGAAGAAGGCCGCCGGAATCTTTTGAGCATAGTAGGAAAAATCTTCTGAACCAGAGAACATGGGAAATTCAATCACTTGCTTGATATCGGGATCATTCGTACTTTCAAGACTCGCTTTTACTTGGGCTGTAAGTTCAGGATTATTATATAAGGGAGGATAGTCAGCGGTATAGGTCAATTGGCACTTGACCCCGAATTCGGTTTCTATCCCGTCCACGATACGATGAATTTCCTTTTCAATTAACTGCTGAGTTTCCGTTGTCATATAGCGCACGTCGCCTTCAAGCTCAACACTATCTTTAATGACATTAAAGGATCCCTTACCATCGAAGGAACCGATAGTAATAACACCGACATCAAAGGGGTTTAGGCGGCGACTGATGATGCTCTGAATCGCGGTGACAAAATAGGAACCGGCAACTATGGCATCGTTTGCCAAATGCGGAGAAGATCCATGGCCGCCTACACCTTGAATAATTAATTTAAAATACGTTCTTCCCGCCATTGCATACCCGCTGCGCCAACCAACAACTCCCGCTGGGTCGGTTGGGAACAAATGAATTCCAAAAATGGCGTCTAAATTATCGAGTAGTCCAGATTCAAGCATGCCTTTCGAACCACCGGGGGGAGTTTCTTCAGCAGGCTGATGTATAATCTTAATCGTGCCTGGAAGGGATGCTTTTAATTGAATAAGGCAATCCGCCAGAACCATTAAATAGGCCGTGTGTCCATCATGCCCACAGGCATGCATAACCCCTTTGTTTTTGGATTTAAAAGGAAGATTAGTTTCTTCATCAACAGGAACGGCATCAAAATCCGCCCTCAAGCCTATCGTTTTACCCGGCTTACCCCCCTTGATGGTTACGATAATCCCATAGCCGTTACCGACATTCGTTTCGATTTCGGCATCTTTTCCTTGATAGAAGTCCGCAATATATTGAGCCGTTTTTTCCTCTTTAAAGGATACCTCCGGGTTTTCATGCAAGTGACGGCGAATTTGAATGATCTCGTCCTTACGTGATTCCAGCATCTCCATTAATTGCTTTTTCATAGTAACCTCCATTCTGCCGCTGACGCCGGCGGCACAAATAATAATGAGAAATTCGTTCAGTTGATGCTTAACTTATAAATAACTTAATTTAAGCTTTGCTCGGTGCGCTTAGCTTGATTTGTGTTTTATAGTGTCCCGGTATAGTAAGCACAACCGAAATTAAGGCGAGTACACCAAACAGGACATTGGTGATTAAACCGGCAGATGCAGCTGTTTGAACATTCGTGATAGAGCCATAAACAGTGGCGGATATGGCTACTCCGAAGGAACCGCCTAGGGAACTGGCCATTTTGTAAATTCCGGAAGCTATCCCCACCTTATCTTCAGGAGCATTGGAAACGGCGGTATCGGTCGAAGGAGTTGCATACATTCCTAAGCCGACACCGAATAAGATAAACCCCACGAATAATAGGACACTATAAATTGCACCCGGTAATGAGGTCAGCGCCATTAGGGCGATACCCATTGACGATATAATTGAGCCATAAATCATCGGTAACCTGGCTCCGATTTTTTGCAGAATTTTCTCGCCGACCCGAATCATGGCCAGGACACTTACAAGATATCCCAAGGATAGCATTCCTGATTGGAAGGCTGTAAATCCTCTTCCGACTTGAACATAGGTATTTGCCACGACAAGAGTTCCAGCTACAGCATTGAGCAAAAAGTTAGAAACGGTAGCACCGGTATAGGCTTTGTTCTTAAACAGGGAAAAATCAACTAAACTGTTCGATTTATGAGATTCAATTTTATAGAAAGCGTAGAATCCTGCTACGGTAACTACAATTAGCCCTAAGGTGATCATGCTGGTCCATCCGAATTTTGAACCACGCGTAACGACTAAGTTTAAGGCCAGCAGAGTGATGACAAGAGTCAATAAACCGCTGATATCAAAAGAAGAATGACCCGACTGTTCTATCTTGCTCTCAGGAGTATCTTTAATGAGATACATAGCAAGAAGGGCAAAGATAATTGAGAAGATAAATATCCATCTCCACCCCATATAGGTTGCAATCGCTCCGCCTGCAAAAGAACAGACACCTGATCCTCCCCAGGAACCAATAGACCAGAAACTTAAAGCACGTTGCCGTTCAGCACCTTCATAATAGGTTTTTACTAAGGCAATTGTTGAAGGCATGATACAGGCAGCTGAAAGTCCTTGAATCATCCGACCG is a window encoding:
- a CDS encoding Crp/Fnr family transcriptional regulator → MELLEMDGLVKCEFKKGSYIIRQGEKMDYVYYLISGTCHRTLISEKGDEVIYGVKESDNSFQSVIGALTIFDNGLSDYDFVAKSKCICYKIPKEMFWQYVQNDPVALSQLLEMAIGLIRELVDSLQARNEGKVGNRLCKFLLTNAHVDQGLLLVDKRFSNATISRFLGIHKVTVAKILRALKSEGIIKKEKEGIIILDESKLESYANDERVIDY
- a CDS encoding MBL fold metallo-hydrolase translates to MNHLIVLGTGHAGVTKCYNTCFALANENNEYLLVDAGGGNGILAALEKAGIGLTKIHHVFVSHKHSDHLLGIVWIIRMIASSMLSGQYQDNLKIYCHEELIDNIITLVEATLDEKLTDLIGSRIILVPVTDGQSENLLGQNFTFFDIHSTKVKQFGFTVKLSNGKILTFLGDEPFNQLCKRYVLNSDWLLCEAFCLYNDRKKFKPYEKHHSTVKDACELAALLNVKNLVLWHTEDTNITHRKELYTAEGKKYYCGNLYVPDDLNVITL
- a CDS encoding helix-turn-helix domain-containing protein → MLTLDHLIADFQIIFQRIQFISNKVNSGLKFILVISGDLTLETNSRFYSLEEKDFIIINPNQLYQIRGSANNCVLLLDISDTFIEQYYPDYRKTGFECYSREEGQGREAMIGKIRKLLAEVVITYLRKDESYRIEIQGLICQMLLILIRRFKHEGQVFRKIDTDDQRLDQITAYLEKNYDQPISQESVARLFYLSTSYLSRYFKQKLGIGFSQYLMNIRLTHSLKDLLYTSHSISQISMDNGFPNTKSFTDLFKKLYGETPRTYREKHKEQTPDVVHTFNLEDKTAPINSPDILRPLALLLRDEDSTYSNTDDYFDELRLDLHSPDFYRLHYPAHNLIIGDLKTILREDVRSQILIVQEELGLTYIGVMHLLNETLISPVAETDETIATSSPFFTLDAALNFLKKKGLSLFVHIDYREIVLNEESYFHQLKKLLNHCLQCYGEDYLSSWLFMFSEPSGATIPAKESSRVYLKLHHLLKEKVQGIQVGAFLPFSRDEISYSHSWLLKDNANVDFFGFDANQNEVIDFSEMDNEHFLLTKDYIRERTNHLKMFLKQSHIEKPLHLVAWNTLSGDTRYTNGIFFRGALVLKNALDVAQNVNSLGFWINTELHEKENNSRLIQIEGLELFYYFSGKRPAYYAMVFFKKLRGKIIAQGSEYIMTKTELGYQLVLMNCNNVNPYLSQEETFLRKLNIDLHVTISGLEPGEYQIRKHIFDKDHGALYIKWLNLNSKHGLDEEIIEHIKRISHPALEVSDEYIAGDWSFYSYLLLNAIHFFDIRKVRPLAGSEKQAN
- a CDS encoding trimeric intracellular cation channel family protein, producing the protein MLLEDLSIIGTIAFALSGALVAIEEEYDIFGILVLGFITAFGGGMIRNLTIGLPVALFWNQNLEFMYALIAIILVIILPTIWIRFGQKPILLCDALGLSVFSAQGAIYAQKAGYSVAAIMVAAALTGIGGGMLRDVLAQRKPIVLRDDVYAIWALFSGAMIGLKWINLNVDWQVYGLILVVFLLRVLSIFFKWKLPRVIIHKSSVLK
- a CDS encoding M20 family metallopeptidase, which gives rise to MKKQLMEMLESRKDEIIQIRRHLHENPEVSFKEEKTAQYIADFYQGKDAEIETNVGNGYGIIVTIKGGKPGKTIGLRADFDAVPVDEETNLPFKSKNKGVMHACGHDGHTAYLMVLADCLIQLKASLPGTIKIIHQPAEETPPGGSKGMLESGLLDNLDAIFGIHLFPTDPAGVVGWRSGYAMAGRTYFKLIIQGVGGHGSSPHLANDAIVAGSYFVTAIQSIISRRLNPFDVGVITIGSFDGKGSFNVIKDSVELEGDVRYMTTETQQLIEKEIHRIVDGIETEFGVKCQLTYTADYPPLYNNPELTAQVKASLESTNDPDIKQVIEFPMFSGSEDFSYYAQKIPAAFFYIGCKPKGVEKAYFNHNPKFEIDEDALLVAAKSVAQVVCSYFQIND
- a CDS encoding MFS transporter, with the translated sequence MSTSYKGTNKMITGIVFGVITFWLFAQAMVNIVPAVQADLGISLDILNIGISLTALFSGIFIVAAGGIADRVGRKKITYLGLILSILGSLLLVLAHGPALLIIGRMIQGLSAACIMPSTIALVKTYYEGAERQRALSFWSIGSWGGSGVCSFAGGAIATYMGWRWIFIFSIIFALLAMYLIKDTPESKIEQSGHSSFDISGLLTLVITLLALNLVVTRGSKFGWTSMITLGLIVVTVAGFYAFYKIESHKSNSLVDFSLFKNKAYTGATVSNFLLNAVAGTLVVANTYVQVGRGFTAFQSGMLSLGYLVSVLAMIRVGEKILQKIGARLPMIYGSIISSMGIALMALTSLPGAIYSVLLFVGFILFGVGLGMYATPSTDTAVSNAPEDKVGIASGIYKMASSLGGSFGVAISATVYGSITNVQTAASAGLITNVLFGVLALISVVLTIPGHYKTQIKLSAPSKA